One segment of Chlorocebus sabaeus isolate Y175 chromosome 26, mChlSab1.0.hap1, whole genome shotgun sequence DNA contains the following:
- the LDHAL6B gene encoding L-lactate dehydrogenase A-like 6B, whose protein sequence is MSWTVPLVRASQRVSSVGANFLCLKMALCPRQAARIPLKGAWRFTSVSKMATVKSELIERFTSEEPVHHSKVSIIGTGSVGMACAISILLKGLIDELALVDLDEGKLKGETMDLQHGSSFTKMPNIVCSKDYFVTANSNLVIVTAGARQEKGETRLNLVQRNVALFKLMISNIVQHSPHCKLIIVSNPVDILSYVAWKLSAFPKNRVIGSGCNLDTARFRFLIGQKLGIHSESCHGWILGEHGDSSVPVWSGVNIAGVPLKDLNSDMGTDKDPEQWKNVHEEVIATAYEIIKMKGYTSWAIGLSVADLTESILKNLRRTHPVSTIIKGLYGIDEEVFLSIPCILGENGITHLIKIKLTPEEEARLKKSAKTLWEIQKELKI, encoded by the coding sequence ATGAGTTGGACTGTGCCTCTTGTGCGGGCCAGCCAGAGAGTGAGCTCAGTGGGAGCGAATTTCCTGTGCCTGAAGATGGCCCTGTGTCCCCGTCAGGCAGCGCGCATCCCACTCAAGGGCGCCTGGCGCTTCACCTCCGTGAGCAAGATGGCGACTGTGAAGAGTGAGCTTATTGAGCGCTTCACTTCTGAGGAGCCCGTTCATCACAGTAAGGTCTCCATCATAGGAACTGGATCAGTGGGCATGGCCTGTGCTATCAGCATCTTATTAAAAGGCTTGATCGATGAACTTGCCCTTGTGGATCTTGATGAAGGCAAACTGAAGGGTGAGACGATGGATCTTCAACATGGCAGCTCTTTCACGAAAATGCCAAATATTGTTTGTAGCAAAGATTACTTTGTCACCGCAAACTCCAACCTAGTGATTGTCACAGCAGGTGCACGCCAAGAAAAGGGAGAAACGCGCCTTAATTTAGTGCAGCGAAATGTGGCCCTCTTCAAGTTAATGATTTCCAATATTGTCCAGCATAGTCCCCACTGCAAACTGATTATTGTTTCCAATCCAGTGGATATCTTAAGTTATGTAGCTTGGAAGCTGAGCGCATTTCCCAAAAACCGTGTTATTGGAAGCGGCTGTAACCTGGATACTGCTCGTTTTCGTTTCTTGATTGGACAAAAGCTTGGTATCCATTCTGAAAGCTGCCATGGATGGATCCTCGGAGAGCACGGAGACTCAAGTGTTCCTGTGTGGAGTGGAGTGAACATAGCTGGTGTCCCTTTGAAGGACCTGAACTCTGATATGGGAACTGATAAAGATCCTGAGCAATGGAAAAATGTCCACGAAGAAGTGATTGCTACTGCCTATGAGATTATTAAAATGAAAGGTTATACTTCTTGGGCCATTGGCCTATCTGTGGCTGATTTAACAGAAAGTATTTTGAAGAATCTTAGGAGAACACATCCAGTTTCCACCATAATTAAGGGCCTCTATGGAATAGATGAAGAAGTATTCCTCAGTATTCCTTGTATCCTGGGAGAGAATGGTATTACCCATCTTATAAAGATAAAGCTGACCCCTGAAGAAGAGGCCCGTCTgaaaaaaagtgcaaaaacaCTTTGGGAAATTCAGAAGGAGCTCAAGATTTAA